In one window of Haloprofundus halophilus DNA:
- a CDS encoding galactose oxidase — MGENDDRVGEHDSGMSEGEQSSKGRSRRGLLALLAAGTVGAGLGVAALSERFDGEGDSPPGAGTDERSENTSASESDEPSETTGTDEPSATTATTSGLTETGTPTTDTPSQTDTPTTDDATGAETSTESDTSSGTGAATDTETRSETGTESETSTETGASTTATPAESGTETAATDAPPETDAPEGTETPTTTDTETSTGPASQWRSETPLPLAHSDAGGGVVDGRLLYFGGFDSGVDTNAVAQTFTYEPAEAGEGTWTRVEDLPKAVWGPCGVTVENRVYSFGGVSNPAEGENEPTDDIFVYESGEGWRNLTAESGVRCPYPNWAMGGIYDPESRLVYCVGGGTGDTDAETATNHGTGGTTHWSFDEHRLWTFDPEAEEVVDDSLAQLPEAKRWPTVARVVVDGRTKIHALGGVKSTAGSTDSNFRYDPVDDEWEAATPTPIPGHYATTDNPVIDNQLYLSHGLFRENGESLSVDSFRSFCHRYDPVADEFDTSLPDEGTPRVGCVDAVIDGRLYTVAGHVKRYDQQGYHDCMSVSSSFEP, encoded by the coding sequence ATGGGAGAGAACGACGACCGGGTCGGCGAACACGATTCAGGGATGTCGGAGGGCGAGCAGTCCTCGAAGGGTCGCTCTCGGCGGGGTCTGTTGGCGTTGCTCGCGGCCGGAACCGTCGGAGCCGGCCTCGGCGTAGCCGCCCTCAGCGAGCGGTTCGACGGCGAGGGAGACTCACCGCCCGGAGCGGGGACCGACGAGCGCTCCGAGAACACCTCTGCATCCGAATCGGACGAACCGTCGGAGACGACCGGAACGGACGAGCCGTCGGCGACGACGGCCACGACGTCCGGTCTCACCGAGACCGGCACACCGACGACCGACACGCCGTCGCAGACCGACACGCCGACGACCGACGACGCGACGGGAGCGGAAACGTCGACGGAGTCCGACACGTCGTCGGGAACCGGAGCGGCCACCGACACCGAAACTCGGTCGGAGACCGGCACGGAGAGTGAAACGTCGACCGAGACAGGCGCGTCGACGACGGCGACGCCAGCAGAGTCGGGGACCGAGACGGCGGCGACCGACGCACCGCCGGAGACCGACGCACCGGAAGGAACCGAGACGCCGACGACGACGGATACCGAGACCTCGACGGGCCCGGCGTCGCAGTGGCGCAGCGAGACCCCTCTCCCGCTGGCGCACAGCGACGCCGGGGGCGGCGTCGTCGACGGGAGACTGCTGTACTTCGGCGGCTTCGACTCCGGGGTCGATACGAACGCGGTCGCTCAGACCTTCACGTACGAACCCGCCGAAGCGGGCGAGGGAACGTGGACGCGCGTCGAGGACCTGCCGAAGGCGGTGTGGGGTCCCTGCGGCGTCACCGTCGAGAACCGCGTGTACAGCTTCGGCGGCGTCTCCAACCCCGCCGAAGGCGAGAACGAACCGACGGACGATATCTTCGTTTACGAGTCCGGGGAGGGGTGGCGAAACCTCACCGCCGAGTCGGGCGTGCGCTGTCCCTACCCGAACTGGGCGATGGGCGGCATCTACGACCCCGAAAGCCGACTCGTCTACTGCGTCGGCGGCGGAACCGGCGACACCGACGCCGAGACGGCGACGAACCACGGCACCGGCGGGACGACTCACTGGTCGTTCGACGAACACCGACTGTGGACGTTCGACCCCGAGGCCGAGGAAGTCGTCGACGACAGCCTCGCACAGCTCCCCGAAGCGAAACGCTGGCCGACCGTCGCCCGCGTCGTCGTCGACGGCCGAACGAAGATTCACGCCCTCGGCGGCGTCAAGAGCACCGCGGGGTCGACCGATTCGAACTTCCGCTACGACCCGGTCGACGACGAGTGGGAAGCGGCGACGCCGACGCCCATTCCGGGACACTACGCGACGACCGACAATCCGGTCATCGACAACCAACTGTACCTCTCACACGGGTTGTTCCGCGAGAACGGCGAATCGTTGTCTGTCGACTCCTTCCGGTCGTTCTGTCACCGCTACGACCCCGTCGCCGACGAGTTCGATACCTCGTTGCCCGACGAAGGAACGCCCCGAGTCGGCTGCGTCGACGCCGTCATCGACGGCCGTCTCTATACGGTGGCGGGTCACGTCAAACGCTACGACCAGCAGGGGTACCACGACTGTATGAGCGTCTCCTCCTCGTTCGAACCGTGA
- a CDS encoding translation initiation factor IF-2 subunit beta — MNYESSLDRAMDATDSRTTEDKRLRFPDPVGETDGAFTRLTNLGDIADALSRDPEHLHSAIQRQFATNGQFDGQRARYNGSFNVADFDAAIREYADEFVICSECGLPDTVLRTEDGVEMLRCEACGAFRPVQKRTSSRSRDTPTLEEGKTYEFEITGTGRKGDGVAEVGKYTVFVSGAQEGQTVRASVYNISGSLAFARPV, encoded by the coding sequence ATGAACTACGAGTCATCTCTCGACCGGGCGATGGACGCCACCGACTCGCGGACGACCGAGGACAAGCGACTGCGATTCCCCGACCCCGTCGGCGAGACCGACGGTGCGTTCACGCGCCTGACGAACCTCGGCGACATCGCCGACGCGCTCTCGCGGGACCCCGAACACCTCCACAGCGCGATTCAGCGTCAGTTCGCGACGAACGGCCAGTTCGACGGCCAGCGCGCCCGATACAACGGCTCGTTCAACGTCGCCGACTTCGACGCCGCCATCCGCGAGTACGCCGACGAGTTCGTCATCTGCTCGGAGTGCGGCCTGCCGGACACCGTCCTCCGGACCGAAGACGGCGTCGAGATGCTGCGCTGTGAGGCCTGCGGTGCGTTCCGGCCCGTCCAGAAGCGGACGTCCTCGCGCTCGCGCGACACGCCGACGCTCGAAGAGGGGAAAACGTACGAGTTCGAGATCACCGGCACCGGCCGGAAGGGCGACGGCGTCGCCGAAGTCGGCAAGTACACCGTCTTCGTCTCGGGCGCACAGGAGGGCCAGACGGTGCGGGCCTCCGTCTACAACATCAGCGGGTCGCTGGCGTTCGCCCGCCCCGTCTGA
- a CDS encoding nucleoside hydrolase, which translates to MARRLIVDTDTAGDDTQAILMAALADSIELEALTIVAGNVEFDYEVENAKYTLDLADAADEVPVYEGSRRPLVKEFEHVDHVHGDGGLGGELYPDTGIPSADGHAVDRIVEAARESPGEVSLACIGPLTNVALAVRREPELNELLDEVWVMGGAVNTLGNDTPSAEFNFWVDPDAAKIVMHELDVNLVDWGLTIRQGSFEADELEAFEEADTPYADFFTTITRHAREFSKERLGVDATTQPDSLALACFLNPGLVTEAETYFVDVDEREGMTRGYSLVDELGITDGEPRTRVVEAIDEAAFKRMFSDMLLHGNPERSL; encoded by the coding sequence ATGGCACGCCGACTCATCGTCGACACGGACACCGCGGGCGACGACACGCAGGCCATCCTGATGGCCGCGCTGGCCGATTCTATCGAACTGGAGGCGCTCACCATCGTCGCCGGAAACGTCGAGTTCGACTACGAGGTCGAGAACGCCAAGTACACCCTCGACCTCGCTGACGCCGCCGACGAGGTACCGGTGTACGAGGGGTCGCGCCGGCCGCTCGTCAAGGAGTTCGAGCACGTCGACCACGTCCACGGCGACGGCGGTCTCGGCGGCGAACTCTACCCCGACACCGGAATCCCCTCCGCCGACGGCCACGCCGTCGACAGAATCGTCGAAGCGGCGCGCGAGTCGCCGGGCGAGGTGAGTCTCGCCTGTATCGGCCCGCTGACTAACGTCGCGCTGGCGGTCCGCCGCGAACCCGAGCTGAACGAGTTGCTCGACGAGGTGTGGGTGATGGGCGGGGCGGTGAACACGCTCGGCAACGACACCCCCTCCGCGGAGTTCAACTTCTGGGTCGACCCCGACGCCGCGAAGATCGTGATGCACGAACTCGACGTGAACCTCGTCGACTGGGGGTTGACGATTCGACAGGGGTCGTTCGAGGCCGACGAACTGGAGGCGTTCGAGGAAGCCGACACGCCTTACGCCGACTTCTTCACGACCATCACGCGCCACGCCCGCGAGTTCTCGAAGGAGCGTCTCGGCGTCGACGCGACCACTCAACCGGACTCGCTGGCGCTCGCCTGCTTTCTGAATCCGGGGCTCGTGACCGAAGCGGAGACGTACTTCGTCGACGTCGACGAGAGGGAGGGGATGACCCGCGGCTACAGCCTCGTCGACGAACTCGGTATCACCGACGGCGAACCGCGGACGCGGGTCGTCGAAGCCATCGACGAGGCGGCGTTCAAGCGGATGTTCTCCGACATGCTTCTACACGGGAATCCGGAGCGGTCGCTGTAG
- a CDS encoding fructosamine kinase family protein yields the protein MDPELVDRLAAELGAEPVELTELDGGMIGSVSRVDLDDGRTVVAKVGDTPLDVEAFMLRYLAEESDLPVPDVSYADPELLVLSHVDAESAFSPAAERDAAEHLCRLHDVSADAFGFPRDTLTGPVRQPNPWTDSWAEFFGEHRLRHVADLAVEKGALSASLRERVGAVVDDLDSLLTEPEGPSLIHGDVWTTNLLACDGEIRAFLDPACYYAHPEVELAYVDWTDTFDDAFFTRYRESRGIESGFFERRRFVYRLYPLLVHVHLFGGRYPTELAETLERLGY from the coding sequence ATGGACCCGGAGCTCGTCGACCGGCTGGCCGCCGAACTCGGCGCGGAACCAGTCGAACTGACCGAACTCGACGGAGGCATGATCGGCTCGGTGTCCCGCGTCGACCTCGACGACGGTCGGACCGTCGTCGCCAAGGTCGGCGACACCCCGCTCGACGTGGAGGCGTTCATGCTCCGCTATCTCGCCGAGGAGAGCGACCTCCCGGTTCCCGACGTCTCGTACGCCGACCCCGAGTTGCTGGTCCTCTCGCACGTCGACGCCGAGTCGGCGTTCTCGCCGGCGGCCGAACGCGACGCCGCCGAGCACCTCTGTCGTCTCCACGACGTGAGCGCCGACGCGTTCGGCTTCCCCCGAGACACGCTCACCGGCCCGGTGCGTCAACCGAACCCGTGGACCGACTCCTGGGCGGAGTTCTTCGGCGAACACAGGCTTCGGCACGTTGCCGACCTCGCCGTCGAGAAGGGAGCGCTCTCGGCGTCGCTGCGCGAGCGCGTCGGCGCGGTCGTCGACGACCTCGACTCGCTTCTGACCGAACCCGAGGGACCGTCGCTGATTCACGGCGACGTGTGGACGACGAACCTGCTCGCCTGCGACGGCGAGATTCGGGCGTTCCTCGACCCGGCGTGCTACTACGCACATCCGGAGGTCGAGTTGGCGTACGTCGACTGGACGGACACGTTCGACGACGCGTTTTTCACTCGGTATCGGGAGTCTCGCGGCATCGAATCTGGCTTCTTCGAGCGTCGTCGATTCGTCTATCGGCTCTACCCGCTGTTGGTCCACGTCCACCTGTTCGGCGGACGGTATCCGACCGAGTTGGCGGAGACGCTCGAGCGACTGGGGTACTGA